One genomic segment of Pandoraea sputorum includes these proteins:
- a CDS encoding PepSY-associated TM helix domain-containing protein, which yields MRAQTLRQYLSVHTWAGIVAGFALFVAMLGGALTVFHHEIERWEQPATRHAPLSLAQTEQLAEMVRAQYPAAREQMGVVLPSHSPMPFAYWQQPDGEWMQARLRLNADGTASSLITGDARPGLSNTVNSLHYSLSIPTYGLYLMGVVSLFYGMALISGVIVHLPRVTRDIFALRPGRNLKRFWQDAHNAIGVLSLPFHIVFALTGALLCLSLPLMMAFNVLTFENKLAPQFLQMTGAVPAKIAPVDGKPLDLQAVLARAEHAAPDLETTAVAWSRYGKSDAVAEVYGEANDSLGVFGAVAVRLNDGEIVGQHSPGVRDTNHAVLSMIYGAHFGNFAGDVMRWVYFILGLMGAVLVYSGNLLWLESRRKRNAAIQPANLRWMAKATAGVFLGTCLGIAVAFVAAVVAPSATSLSIFVVTIVLSMLFAALSAPAVAATGLLVATAFACLAIPAVDAMFTPDNLVRTLANGDWVLAGVDLVALAGAAIFALFARATWRRARLGDPNSVWARPAATDPTTPQVMPQTPHK from the coding sequence ATGCGCGCCCAAACGCTTCGTCAATACCTCAGTGTCCATACGTGGGCTGGCATCGTGGCCGGTTTCGCGTTGTTCGTCGCCATGCTCGGTGGCGCGTTGACCGTCTTTCATCACGAAATCGAACGCTGGGAGCAACCGGCGACGCGTCACGCGCCACTCTCGCTCGCGCAGACGGAGCAGCTCGCCGAGATGGTTCGTGCGCAGTACCCTGCCGCTCGCGAGCAAATGGGTGTGGTACTGCCCAGCCACTCGCCTATGCCCTTCGCCTACTGGCAACAGCCCGATGGCGAATGGATGCAGGCGCGATTGCGTCTGAATGCTGACGGCACTGCATCGTCGCTCATCACGGGCGATGCGCGCCCCGGTCTGTCGAACACCGTCAATTCGCTGCATTACTCGCTCTCGATTCCAACCTACGGCCTGTATCTGATGGGCGTGGTGTCGCTGTTCTACGGCATGGCGCTGATTTCCGGCGTGATCGTGCACCTGCCGCGCGTGACGCGCGACATCTTCGCGTTGCGACCGGGACGCAATCTGAAACGCTTCTGGCAAGACGCGCACAACGCCATCGGCGTACTGAGCTTGCCGTTTCATATCGTGTTTGCGCTGACGGGTGCGCTACTGTGCCTGAGCCTGCCGCTGATGATGGCGTTCAACGTGCTGACGTTCGAGAACAAGCTCGCCCCGCAGTTCTTGCAGATGACGGGCGCTGTGCCCGCCAAGATCGCACCGGTCGACGGCAAGCCGCTCGATCTTCAGGCGGTGCTGGCGCGCGCCGAACACGCAGCCCCCGATCTGGAGACAACGGCCGTTGCCTGGTCGCGCTACGGAAAATCTGACGCAGTGGCCGAAGTCTATGGCGAGGCGAACGACTCGCTGGGCGTCTTCGGTGCGGTGGCGGTCCGTCTGAACGACGGCGAGATCGTTGGCCAGCACAGCCCCGGCGTGCGCGACACGAATCATGCAGTGCTTAGCATGATCTACGGCGCGCACTTCGGGAATTTCGCGGGCGACGTCATGCGCTGGGTGTATTTCATCCTCGGCCTGATGGGTGCCGTGCTGGTGTATAGCGGCAATCTGCTCTGGCTCGAATCGCGCCGCAAGCGTAATGCCGCCATTCAGCCTGCCAACCTGCGATGGATGGCGAAGGCAACGGCGGGGGTATTCCTTGGCACGTGCCTCGGCATCGCTGTGGCGTTCGTCGCTGCCGTGGTCGCGCCGAGTGCGACGTCGCTGTCGATCTTTGTCGTCACCATCGTGCTATCGATGCTCTTCGCCGCGCTGAGTGCGCCTGCGGTAGCCGCGACCGGCTTGCTCGTAGCGACCGCGTTTGCCTGCCTCGCGATTCCCGCCGTCGATGCCATGTTCACGCCCGACAATCTCGTGCGGACGCTGGCCAATGGCGACTGGGTGCTCGCTGGCGTCGATCTGGTCGCCCTCGCCGGTGCCGCGATCTTCGCGCTGTTCGCACGCGCGACGTGGCGCCGTGCACGACTCGGCGATCCGAATAGCGTCTGGGCACGCCCGGCTGCGACGGACCCAACCACGCCACAAGTCATGCCGCAAACACCCCACAAATAA
- a CDS encoding TonB-dependent siderophore receptor: MLQHRPLAGRGFARPRAAHDLTPQHVPAPSPIARAVAGAFAICAASLTFASGTAYAQQTPQASQATDAQPAAKDTAALPTTTVSSNRDEDVKVERVTSGALGTRRAVNTPFSVVGVNSEQIKNQMAQTATDAFKWDPAVTTLSENKRNENSYFAVRGMRVDMLDGTKIDGQNFVSWQADIPLEPFEQVELLKGLSGFMYGFGAPGGIVNYVLKRPTDEPLRQFSVGYEANNVWSQKLDLGGRFGPDNRFGYRLNLVNEEGNTAEPNNHVRRKTISFATDFRITPDLTWSADIAYWKRQTTGTLFGMSFGGATSVPDANKVARNLAQPFTYYETDALTAGTALDYRINDQWKASFKYRFARQNRLNGDSFLYVMNSAGDYSDTQYKWKTAYYYQAWDAMVEGKFATGPFKHNVVFGVAYQSQVKLNDNGLGGNGISLGTGNIYNPSLLPNQDIGMDYQPYRSEKISQRAIYASDTVDITSRISALVGLRYTQFNDDLYDINAQTTASYKAKPVTPTLALMYKTDNDSTAYASYVESLEPGGSAAITDSNYPTTYGPLKSKQYEVGWKADKQSWGANLALFRVERGYAYTNASNFFVQDGTQRFQGLDASGWVRLARDWRVMGGVLLLNTKAVNVDDPNVAGKRIFAAPRYVVTGRVEYDTPFVRGLTVAAGVKVTGQQEVDAANTLSIPAYTTIDVSAKYATRIAGKSVVFRAAINNLTDKHYWTTTYNGFVLPGSTRTFLASATMDF; this comes from the coding sequence ATGTTGCAACACCGCCCGCTCGCAGGGCGCGGATTCGCTCGTCCACGCGCCGCGCACGACCTGACGCCTCAACACGTTCCTGCCCCCTCGCCTATCGCACGCGCCGTCGCGGGCGCGTTCGCGATCTGCGCCGCATCGCTGACCTTCGCGTCCGGCACGGCTTACGCACAACAAACGCCGCAGGCTTCGCAAGCGACGGATGCGCAACCCGCCGCGAAAGACACTGCGGCGCTGCCCACGACGACCGTATCGAGCAATCGCGATGAAGACGTTAAAGTCGAACGCGTGACGAGCGGCGCACTCGGCACGCGGCGTGCCGTGAACACGCCGTTCTCCGTCGTCGGCGTGAATAGCGAGCAAATTAAGAATCAGATGGCGCAGACGGCGACGGATGCCTTCAAGTGGGACCCGGCCGTCACTACGCTTTCGGAAAACAAGCGCAACGAAAACTCGTACTTTGCGGTGCGCGGTATGCGTGTCGACATGCTCGACGGCACCAAGATCGACGGTCAGAACTTCGTCTCGTGGCAGGCCGACATTCCGCTCGAACCGTTCGAACAGGTCGAGCTGCTCAAGGGTCTGTCCGGCTTCATGTACGGCTTCGGCGCGCCAGGCGGCATCGTCAACTACGTGTTGAAACGCCCGACGGACGAGCCGCTGCGTCAGTTCTCGGTCGGCTACGAAGCCAACAACGTGTGGAGCCAGAAACTCGATCTGGGCGGACGCTTCGGCCCCGATAACCGCTTCGGCTATCGCCTGAACCTTGTCAACGAGGAAGGCAACACCGCCGAGCCGAACAACCACGTGCGCCGCAAGACGATCTCGTTTGCGACCGACTTCCGTATCACCCCCGATCTGACGTGGTCGGCCGACATCGCTTACTGGAAGCGTCAGACGACGGGCACGTTGTTCGGCATGAGCTTCGGCGGCGCGACGTCGGTCCCCGACGCCAACAAGGTCGCACGCAATCTGGCGCAGCCGTTCACCTACTACGAAACCGATGCGCTGACGGCAGGCACCGCCCTCGACTACCGCATCAACGATCAGTGGAAGGCGAGCTTCAAGTACCGCTTCGCTCGTCAGAATCGTCTGAACGGCGACAGCTTCCTCTACGTGATGAACTCCGCCGGCGACTACAGCGACACGCAGTACAAGTGGAAGACGGCGTACTACTACCAGGCATGGGACGCGATGGTCGAAGGCAAGTTTGCGACCGGTCCGTTCAAGCACAACGTGGTGTTCGGCGTCGCCTACCAAAGCCAGGTAAAGCTCAACGACAATGGACTGGGCGGGAATGGCATTTCGCTGGGCACGGGCAACATCTACAACCCGTCTTTGCTGCCGAATCAGGACATCGGCATGGACTACCAGCCGTATCGCAGCGAGAAGATCTCGCAGCGTGCCATCTACGCGAGCGACACGGTAGACATCACGTCGCGCATCTCCGCGCTGGTCGGCTTGCGTTACACGCAGTTCAACGACGATCTGTATGACATCAATGCACAGACGACGGCCTCGTACAAAGCCAAGCCCGTCACGCCGACGCTGGCGTTGATGTACAAGACGGACAACGATTCGACCGCTTACGCGAGCTACGTCGAGTCGCTGGAACCGGGCGGCTCGGCCGCCATCACCGACAGCAACTATCCGACGACCTACGGGCCGCTCAAGAGCAAGCAATACGAAGTGGGCTGGAAGGCGGACAAGCAGTCGTGGGGCGCGAATCTGGCGCTGTTCCGTGTAGAGCGCGGCTACGCGTACACGAACGCGTCGAACTTCTTCGTGCAGGACGGCACGCAGCGCTTCCAGGGGCTTGACGCCAGCGGCTGGGTCCGGCTTGCACGTGACTGGCGTGTGATGGGCGGCGTGCTGCTGCTCAACACGAAGGCCGTGAACGTCGACGATCCGAACGTGGCGGGCAAGCGCATCTTCGCGGCACCCCGCTATGTCGTGACCGGTCGAGTCGAGTACGACACCCCGTTCGTGCGCGGTCTGACCGTGGCAGCGGGCGTGAAGGTGACGGGACAGCAGGAAGTCGACGCCGCCAACACGTTGTCGATCCCGGCTTACACGACGATCGATGTCTCGGCCAAGTACGCCACGCGCATCGCGGGCAAGTCCGTTGTGTTCCGTGCCGCCATCAACAACCTGACGGACAAGCACTACTGGACGACCACGTACAACGGGTTCGTACTGCCCGGCTCGACCCGCACGTTCCTCGCCAGCGCCACGATGGACTTCTGA
- a CDS encoding ferredoxin--NADP reductase, which translates to MSIQNQQTVLEVHHWTDTLFSFKTTRDASFRYVNGQFTMIGLEVDGKPLLRAYSMASANYEEELEFLSIKVQDGPLTSRLQNIKPGDKVIVGRKPTGTLIDDNLLPGKNLYLLSTGTGLAPFMSIIRDPEVYDRYEHIILVHGCRFTSELAYRDLITQHLPEHEYLGEYVRDKLIYYPTVTREEFENQGRITELVESGKIFSDIGLPEFSPEHDRVMLCGSPAMLKDTRELLEKRGFVEGHNHAPGHYLVERAFVG; encoded by the coding sequence ATGAGCATTCAGAATCAACAGACCGTGCTGGAAGTCCACCACTGGACCGACACGTTGTTCAGCTTCAAGACCACTCGCGACGCTTCGTTCCGTTACGTCAATGGCCAGTTCACGATGATCGGCCTGGAAGTCGACGGCAAGCCGCTGCTGCGCGCCTATAGCATGGCGAGCGCCAATTACGAGGAAGAGCTGGAGTTCCTGAGCATCAAGGTGCAGGACGGTCCGCTGACCTCGCGTCTGCAAAATATCAAGCCGGGCGACAAGGTGATCGTTGGCCGCAAGCCGACAGGCACCCTCATCGACGACAACCTCCTGCCGGGCAAGAACCTGTATCTGCTCTCGACGGGCACGGGTCTCGCGCCGTTCATGAGCATCATCCGTGACCCGGAAGTCTACGATCGTTACGAGCACATCATTCTGGTGCACGGCTGCCGCTTCACGAGCGAACTGGCCTACCGCGATCTGATTACGCAGCATCTGCCGGAGCACGAGTATCTGGGCGAGTATGTCCGCGACAAGCTGATCTACTACCCGACGGTCACGCGTGAAGAGTTCGAAAACCAGGGCCGAATTACGGAGCTGGTCGAATCGGGCAAGATCTTCTCGGACATCGGTTTGCCGGAGTTTTCGCCGGAACACGACCGCGTCATGCTGTGCGGCAGTCCGGCCATGCTCAAGGACACCCGCGAGCTGCTCGAAAAGCGCGGCTTCGTGGAAGGTCACAATCACGCGCCGGGTCATTATCTGGTCGAGCGCGCCTTCGTCGGTTAA
- the galE gene encoding UDP-glucose 4-epimerase GalE produces the protein MNHLGTILVTGGAGYIGSHTCVELLAAGYDVVILDNLCNSHRDAVARIERIAGRAPVFVEGDACSASVMEDVFTRHRIDGVIHFAALKSIGESLQKPFLYYKNNLGSLLTLIEAMDRHDVRHLVFSSSAAVYGNQVSVPVEETAALSTANPYGHTKLMAEQMLTDTAHSDPRWRIGVLRYFNPVGAHESGLIGEDPGGTPNNLMPFVAQVAVGKQPVLKVYGGDWPTPDGTGIRDYIHVVDLARGHLAALAGLGKLDTGFTVNLGTGEGRSVLEVVRAFEAASGREVPFQIVGRRSGDIGMSYANPARAQALLGWRAEHDLARMCADHWRWQHQNPNGYR, from the coding sequence ATGAACCATCTGGGCACCATTCTCGTTACCGGCGGCGCCGGTTACATCGGCTCGCATACGTGTGTCGAGCTTCTGGCGGCGGGCTACGACGTCGTCATTCTCGATAACCTGTGCAACAGCCATCGCGACGCCGTGGCGCGCATCGAACGCATTGCCGGGCGTGCGCCCGTGTTTGTCGAGGGCGACGCCTGCTCGGCGAGCGTCATGGAAGACGTATTCACCCGTCACCGCATCGATGGCGTGATTCACTTCGCGGCGCTCAAGTCCATCGGCGAGTCGCTTCAGAAGCCATTCCTGTACTACAAGAACAACCTTGGCAGCCTGCTGACGCTCATCGAGGCGATGGACCGTCACGACGTGCGACATCTGGTGTTCAGCTCGTCGGCGGCGGTGTACGGCAATCAGGTGTCCGTCCCGGTCGAGGAGACGGCGGCGCTATCCACGGCCAATCCGTACGGCCACACCAAGCTGATGGCCGAACAGATGCTGACCGACACGGCCCATTCGGATCCGCGCTGGCGTATCGGCGTGCTGCGGTACTTCAATCCGGTTGGCGCGCACGAAAGCGGACTGATCGGCGAAGATCCGGGCGGCACACCCAATAACCTGATGCCGTTCGTGGCGCAAGTCGCCGTCGGCAAGCAACCGGTCCTCAAGGTCTACGGCGGAGATTGGCCCACGCCGGACGGCACCGGTATTCGCGATTACATCCATGTAGTGGATCTGGCGCGCGGCCATCTGGCGGCGCTGGCGGGGCTGGGCAAGCTCGATACCGGGTTCACCGTCAATCTGGGCACGGGGGAAGGGCGCAGCGTGCTGGAAGTCGTGCGCGCCTTCGAGGCCGCCAGCGGCCGTGAGGTGCCGTTCCAGATCGTCGGGCGCCGCTCGGGCGATATCGGCATGTCCTACGCCAATCCGGCGCGTGCGCAGGCGCTGCTAGGCTGGCGTGCCGAGCACGATCTGGCGCGCATGTGCGCCGACCACTGGCGCTGGCAGCATCAAAACCCGAACGGCTATCGCTGA
- the pelG gene encoding exopolysaccharide Pel transporter PelG: protein MAGIGFELRRLLRSDTLSGTLAAYSYAGIISAGPLVLSMVGVVLVGLMSLAQVHPQVVLTHFQVSVTYLIASSVIATGLVQLAFTRYLSDRLFAGEPQAVMPSFNAVSLVTTVVLGGIGLFLSQTLFADQPLTYRWLMWIGFVLLGNLWIVVLFLTSVKQYRAILGVFCAGYSLTVVCAVLLGRFGLTGLLGGFVIGHTALLLGFTVIVARNYRTSTWLSWAVFVPRNLRLSLVGVGVCFGLGVWIDKLMFWAWPATGMTVIGPLRAAPLYDLPVFLSYLCVIPGMAVFLLRIETDFAEAYTAFFDAVRHGGTLRQISASRVLMVRAVRTGLYEILKVQAVVTLLVFAFGEDMLRLVGVPSGWQTLLRIDVVSAGLQVLLLGVLNVLFYLDRRRDVLTLTALLVCLNALFTGISLVYGPALYGYGFALALLCVLALGAHRLTRRLAALEYDTYMGRNV, encoded by the coding sequence ATGGCCGGGATCGGGTTCGAACTTCGGCGTCTGCTGCGCAGCGATACGCTGTCGGGCACGCTTGCGGCCTATAGCTACGCCGGGATCATCAGTGCGGGGCCGCTGGTGCTGTCGATGGTCGGTGTGGTGCTTGTCGGGTTGATGAGTCTCGCGCAAGTGCATCCGCAGGTCGTCCTCACGCATTTTCAAGTGTCGGTGACCTACCTGATCGCGTCGAGCGTGATCGCGACCGGGCTGGTCCAGCTCGCGTTCACGCGTTATCTGAGCGACCGGCTCTTCGCGGGAGAACCGCAGGCGGTAATGCCGTCTTTCAATGCAGTCTCGCTGGTGACGACAGTCGTGCTCGGCGGCATCGGCCTTTTCCTGTCGCAAACGCTCTTCGCCGACCAGCCGCTGACCTATCGCTGGCTGATGTGGATCGGTTTCGTGTTGCTGGGCAACCTCTGGATCGTGGTGCTGTTTCTGACGAGCGTGAAGCAGTACCGGGCGATTCTCGGCGTGTTCTGCGCAGGCTACAGTCTGACGGTCGTCTGCGCGGTGCTGCTGGGACGGTTTGGCCTGACTGGCCTGCTGGGCGGCTTCGTCATCGGTCATACGGCGCTGCTGCTCGGGTTCACTGTCATCGTCGCGCGCAATTACCGCACGTCCACTTGGCTTTCATGGGCGGTGTTCGTGCCGCGTAATCTGCGGCTCTCGCTCGTTGGCGTCGGCGTTTGTTTCGGGCTGGGCGTGTGGATCGACAAGCTGATGTTCTGGGCGTGGCCCGCAACCGGCATGACGGTGATCGGCCCGTTGCGGGCCGCGCCCCTTTACGATCTGCCGGTCTTCCTGTCCTATCTTTGCGTGATCCCGGGGATGGCGGTGTTTCTGCTACGCATCGAAACCGACTTTGCCGAGGCTTACACCGCTTTTTTCGACGCGGTGCGTCACGGCGGCACGCTGCGCCAGATTTCGGCTTCGCGAGTGCTGATGGTACGTGCAGTGCGTACCGGTCTGTACGAGATTCTGAAGGTGCAGGCCGTTGTGACGTTGCTCGTCTTCGCGTTCGGCGAAGATATGCTGCGGCTCGTGGGTGTGCCCAGCGGGTGGCAGACGCTGTTGCGCATCGACGTCGTCTCGGCCGGATTGCAGGTCCTCCTGCTCGGCGTTCTCAACGTGTTGTTCTACCTCGACCGGCGTCGCGATGTGCTGACGCTGACGGCTTTGCTGGTGTGTCTGAACGCCTTGTTCACCGGGATCAGTCTGGTCTACGGGCCTGCCCTGTACGGGTATGGGTTTGCGCTTGCACTGCTGTGCGTGCTGGCGCTCGGGGCACACCGGCTGACGCGGCGACTCGCGGCGCTCGAATACGATACTTACATGGGGCGGAACGTCTGA
- the pelF gene encoding GT4 family glycosyltransferase PelF, protein MASSTSPASPEPSSRTGADIATTPAMADVALLLEGTFPYVRGGVSSWVDQLIRAFPDLTFSVVFIGSRREDYGAPVYLLPANVTHFEAHYLYETDASCATPTDVEDARTPSRKRAGDAEAFARVARMHDLFRQRYESRSGAAGGGAMPDAAGYMKVDGLRSMLGHLLPLLRDGQPLSPSAFLHSERSWEFITERYERFCHDPSFTDYFWTVRAMHRPIWQLARIASALPPARMYHTVSTGYAGLLGAMLRMTNGRALLVTEHGSYTKERKLDLLQSEWLRDNRGPFERDISRVGYFQNLWMRFFEAIGRVCYDTANEIVSLYEGNRLRQIGDGAPAHKTRCIANGVDIARFAALREKRVKGVGGVAGDDIPPVVALIGRVVPVKDIKTFLRALFIAYRARPDVQGWIVGPDTEDRAYAQECRDLAASLGMEYQVRFMGYRAVESVLPKIGVLALSSVSEALPLVMLEAAAAGVPVVATDVGACRQLIEGGDPEDRALGRSGRIVPMADPEALAAAIVDVMEPSAWQAASAAGIARVERHYRLDTVRDAYRTLYWRWMNEDHTPDMPDMPGVQGGER, encoded by the coding sequence ATGGCTTCGTCCACGTCCCCAGCGTCGCCCGAACCGTCGTCCCGCACTGGGGCTGACATCGCAACGACGCCCGCGATGGCAGATGTGGCGCTCTTGCTCGAAGGCACCTTCCCCTACGTGCGTGGCGGCGTGTCGTCCTGGGTCGACCAACTGATCAGGGCGTTTCCCGACCTGACGTTCTCCGTCGTGTTCATTGGCAGCCGCCGTGAAGATTACGGTGCGCCGGTCTACCTGTTGCCCGCGAACGTCACGCATTTCGAAGCGCATTACCTGTACGAGACGGACGCGTCGTGCGCGACGCCGACAGACGTCGAGGATGCGCGCACTCCATCCCGGAAGCGTGCGGGCGACGCCGAAGCCTTTGCCCGCGTCGCCCGGATGCACGATCTGTTTCGTCAGCGCTACGAGAGCCGGTCGGGGGCGGCGGGTGGCGGAGCGATGCCGGACGCTGCGGGATACATGAAAGTCGATGGCCTGCGCAGCATGCTCGGGCACCTTCTGCCGCTGCTGCGCGACGGCCAGCCGCTGTCTCCCTCGGCGTTCCTGCACAGCGAACGGTCCTGGGAATTCATCACCGAGCGATACGAAAGGTTTTGCCATGACCCGTCGTTCACGGACTACTTCTGGACGGTTCGCGCGATGCATCGACCGATCTGGCAACTCGCACGCATCGCCAGCGCATTGCCGCCCGCCCGCATGTATCACACGGTGTCGACGGGCTACGCGGGGTTGCTCGGCGCAATGCTGCGCATGACGAACGGGCGCGCATTGCTGGTGACCGAACACGGCAGCTATACGAAGGAGCGCAAGCTCGACCTGCTGCAAAGCGAGTGGTTGCGGGACAACCGGGGGCCATTCGAGCGCGACATCTCGCGTGTGGGGTACTTCCAGAATCTCTGGATGCGGTTCTTCGAAGCCATCGGGCGGGTCTGCTACGACACGGCGAACGAGATCGTGTCGCTATACGAGGGCAACCGGCTGAGACAGATCGGCGACGGCGCGCCTGCGCACAAGACCCGCTGCATCGCCAACGGCGTCGACATTGCGCGCTTTGCGGCGCTTCGGGAGAAACGTGTCAAAGGAGTCGGTGGCGTGGCGGGGGACGACATTCCCCCCGTCGTTGCGCTGATCGGGCGCGTGGTACCGGTCAAGGACATCAAGACCTTCCTGCGCGCGCTCTTCATCGCTTATCGTGCGCGGCCCGACGTGCAGGGCTGGATCGTCGGCCCGGACACCGAAGACCGGGCGTATGCGCAAGAGTGCCGCGACCTCGCGGCGAGTCTGGGGATGGAGTATCAGGTGAGGTTTATGGGCTATCGCGCCGTCGAGTCGGTGCTGCCGAAGATCGGCGTGCTGGCGCTGTCGTCGGTGTCCGAGGCGTTACCCCTTGTCATGCTCGAAGCGGCGGCCGCCGGGGTGCCGGTGGTGGCGACGGACGTCGGCGCATGCCGTCAACTGATCGAGGGCGGTGATCCGGAAGACCGCGCGCTGGGGCGGTCGGGGCGCATTGTGCCGATGGCCGACCCCGAAGCGCTGGCCGCCGCCATCGTCGACGTGATGGAGCCGTCGGCATGGCAGGCCGCAAGCGCTGCCGGTATCGCTCGCGTGGAACGGCACTATCGCCTCGACACCGTTCGCGATGCCTATCGCACGCTGTACTGGCGCTGGATGAACGAAGACCATACACCGGACATGCCGGACATGCCGGGCGTGCAGGGAGGCGAGCGCTGA
- a CDS encoding PelD GGDEF domain-containing protein, with translation MSRPFALLEVLITTLIAVLVAWRLRPDDPLLLTTQFPWLWLVSLIGALRYGSLAGAASGAMLMAAWHVLCGPSGAPFPMAHFAGGMTMALIAGHFCDIWSHRALRSQGINAYYSDRLVAITHNHYLLRVSHERLERDLLARPVTLRDALTRLRDLTVRRSGDVHGAPGGLPNAQPMLEFAALTCQIEVAALFPVRGDRLTTTPIARVGEGFEPDVDDPLVRHCLREGTLAHVKADDAASDGSPYLACVPLLDAEGALNSVLIVRRMPFLALNHDNLQLLLVLLAYYADGVAHQPLVASVRALVPQAPYDFALELGRLARLKRASGIESSLVALAFPRGARGDSLFEQTVRQRRALDAMWTIGTPRRQIAIALMPITDEHGIDGYLMRVETLLRQQYDVDFQSGHIAVHTAHVDADAPGDGLLKLMERCVDHA, from the coding sequence ATGTCGCGGCCCTTTGCGCTGCTGGAGGTTTTGATCACCACGCTGATCGCGGTGCTCGTGGCCTGGCGGCTGCGTCCCGACGATCCTTTGCTGCTCACCACGCAATTTCCGTGGCTCTGGCTCGTTTCGCTCATTGGCGCCCTGCGCTACGGCTCGCTGGCCGGAGCCGCGAGCGGCGCCATGCTCATGGCAGCGTGGCATGTTCTGTGCGGCCCTTCCGGCGCGCCGTTTCCGATGGCGCACTTTGCGGGGGGTATGACGATGGCGCTCATCGCGGGTCACTTCTGCGACATCTGGTCCCATCGCGCGCTCAGATCGCAAGGCATCAACGCTTACTACAGCGACCGCCTCGTCGCGATTACCCACAATCACTATTTGCTGCGCGTGTCGCATGAGCGACTGGAGCGTGATCTGCTGGCGCGTCCCGTCACGTTGCGCGATGCATTGACGCGTCTGCGCGACCTTACTGTGCGGCGTTCGGGCGATGTTCATGGCGCACCCGGCGGCCTGCCCAACGCACAACCGATGCTCGAATTCGCTGCGCTGACATGCCAGATCGAAGTTGCCGCCTTGTTTCCGGTGCGTGGCGACCGGCTGACGACGACACCCATTGCGCGGGTCGGGGAAGGGTTCGAGCCGGACGTCGACGACCCATTGGTGCGGCACTGTCTGCGCGAAGGCACGCTGGCTCACGTGAAGGCCGACGATGCCGCCAGCGACGGCAGTCCCTATCTTGCCTGTGTGCCATTGCTTGACGCCGAAGGGGCGCTCAATAGTGTGCTGATCGTGCGGCGCATGCCGTTCCTCGCGCTCAATCACGACAACTTGCAACTGTTGTTGGTGCTGCTCGCGTACTACGCCGACGGCGTCGCGCATCAGCCGCTCGTCGCAAGCGTCAGAGCCTTGGTGCCACAAGCCCCGTATGACTTCGCGCTGGAACTCGGACGGCTTGCGCGCCTCAAGCGCGCGAGCGGCATCGAGTCGTCGCTGGTCGCGCTGGCGTTTCCGCGTGGTGCGCGAGGCGACTCGTTGTTCGAACAGACGGTGCGCCAACGCCGGGCACTCGACGCCATGTGGACGATCGGTACGCCGCGGCGGCAAATCGCCATCGCGCTTATGCCCATCACGGACGAGCACGGCATCGACGGTTATCTGATGCGTGTGGAGACGTTGCTGCGTCAGCAATACGACGTCGATTTCCAGAGCGGCCATATTGCCGTGCACACCGCACACGTCGATGCCGACGCCCCGGGCGACGGTCTGCTCAAACTGATGGAGCGCTGCGTCGATCATGCCTGA
- a CDS encoding phosphodiesterase, with protein sequence MLLCQITDLHITRPGMLACARVDTARALRNTIATINRWTPRPDAVIATGDLIDTPHLSEYEVLRECLADLEIPLYLVVGNHDHREGLRDAFPEHAYLHSNDPFVQYRVDLGPLTVLTLDTQDPPSAGGHLCDARLAWLDEQLHACEGRPTIIAMHHPPFDTGIEFMDGYGLSAQGRAGFAQVVSQHRHIERVICGHLHRSIHASVEGAPGIMASTCVSTAHQITLGLATGAPGSVTLEPPGFAMHLWQPGAGLRTHLAYVGPHEGPFSFDGEPL encoded by the coding sequence ATGCTGCTCTGTCAGATCACCGACCTCCACATTACGCGTCCGGGCATGCTCGCCTGCGCACGCGTCGACACCGCGCGCGCCTTGCGCAATACGATCGCCACCATCAATCGGTGGACGCCACGGCCTGACGCGGTCATCGCAACGGGCGACCTGATCGACACGCCGCATCTATCGGAATACGAAGTACTTCGTGAGTGCCTGGCGGACCTCGAAATACCGCTCTACCTGGTGGTCGGCAATCACGATCATCGCGAAGGGCTGCGCGATGCTTTTCCGGAACATGCCTATCTGCATTCGAACGATCCGTTCGTGCAGTACCGCGTCGATCTCGGACCGCTCACTGTTTTGACACTCGATACGCAAGACCCGCCGAGCGCGGGCGGCCATTTGTGCGACGCGCGACTTGCGTGGCTCGACGAGCAGCTCCACGCCTGCGAGGGACGCCCGACGATCATTGCCATGCACCATCCGCCGTTCGATACGGGCATCGAGTTTATGGACGGCTACGGCCTTTCTGCGCAGGGGCGTGCAGGGTTTGCGCAGGTGGTATCGCAGCATCGTCACATCGAGCGGGTGATCTGCGGGCATCTGCATCGGAGCATTCATGCGAGTGTGGAGGGGGCGCCGGGGATCATGGCGAGTACGTGTGTGTCGACCGCGCATCAGATTACGCTCGGGCTGGCCACGGGTGCGCCGGGATCGGTCACGCTGGAGCCGCCGGGTTTCGCCATGCACCTGTGGCAACCGGGCGCGGGCTTGCGTACACATCTCGCTTACGTCGGTCCGCACGAGGGGCCGTTTTCGTTCGACGGCGAACCCCTGTAA